The Fluviicola sp. DNA window ATGGGATGTCCTTATCCGATGGTCACCAACAAAAACCTCGGTGCCGGAATTTTAAATAAACCTTCTGAAATCTTTCAGCTCTTCGACACTATTTTCCCGAAGCTCAAAATGGGCCTAGGAATCAAAATGCGTATGGGATTGGAAAGTACTTCAGAAATACTGGAAATCCTTCCACGTTTAAATGATTATCCACTAACAGAGATCATTATTCATGCGCGTTATGCGAAACAGCTGTATAATGGCAGCTGTGATCACGAGCGCTTCCTGGAATGTATTTCCCTGACGAACCATCGATTGACTTACAACGGCGACATTGAGTCAAAAGAAGACTTTGATGACTTGCAAGTGAGATTTAAAGGAATTGAACATTGGATGATCGGAAGAGGAGCGATGAAAAATCCGAGCTTGTTTGAAGAAATAAGATTCGGGATAGTAGATCCGGGAGATCTTTACCGGGATAAATTAGCTCGTTTTTCGGCACATTTAACCGATAGTCTATTGGAATGTAACCCGGATAGAGGGTATGCTTTAAGCAAAATGAGATCCTATTGGGAATATTTATCCGACGGGCTTT harbors:
- a CDS encoding tRNA-dihydrouridine synthase family protein, with protein sequence MQLALAPLQTYTDYHFRNAHLAVFSGVDKFYAPYLKLNNDGTIKNAPKIDILPKNNPHVAVIPQLMACSEPEFFIMADYIESLGYTELNWNMGCPYPMVTNKNLGAGILNKPSEIFQLFDTIFPKLKMGLGIKMRMGLESTSEILEILPRLNDYPLTEIIIHARYAKQLYNGSCDHERFLECISLTNHRLTYNGDIESKEDFDDLQVRFKGIEHWMIGRGAMKNPSLFEEIRFGIVDPGDLYRDKLARFSAHLTDSLLECNPDRGYALSKMRSYWEYLSDGLSDGKQLYRKLKKSKSIEEFHGFLAEML